One part of the Melospiza melodia melodia isolate bMelMel2 chromosome 3, bMelMel2.pri, whole genome shotgun sequence genome encodes these proteins:
- the LOC134416595 gene encoding uncharacterized protein LOC134416595, producing the protein MRWAAATPPPAQGGAPPAPAPAQRRGLDTPPPPGPALRAPPRARGRPVRLPPAAAGALPSPLSGAGLGPARGGGAPHPCPRPRPCPWPSPSLFPSLSPSLPPSSAGALSCVARSPPPVPPSAGAGVRSLAFKSKAIPPRSPAGPRRPGNGELAVPLPPLPAGRAAPSPERALAGTAAPILPHLPPGQRGGRRRAPGTAVPTELLGERGSDGGSSGKSPGAHGTLLRCCRTPGAAGSGSAPAATSQTSGKRVPIPPPAPFPLGPAFYPGERNAELSGTTRRAKQTRNRRRKHWKGGREIIQECFR; encoded by the exons ATGCGCTGGGCGGCAGCAACTCCGCCACCGGCGCAGGGGGGCGCGCCGCCCGCCCCCGCGCCCGCGCAGCGCCGCGGCTTGGACACACCGCCCCCTCCCGGCCCTGCCCTTCGCGCCCCCCCGCGCGCGCGCGGACGCCCCGTCCGCCTTCCCCCGGCGGCCGCGGGGGCGCTCCCGTCGCCTTTGTCTGGCG CGGGGCTCGGACCGGCGCGGGGGGGGGGcgccccccatccctgtccccgtccccgtccctgtccctggccGTCCCCATCCTTATTCCCATCCCTATCCCCATCCCTTCCGCCGAGCTCCGCCGGCGCGCTGTCCTGCGTGGCGCGATCCCCCCCGCCGGTGCCTCCATCCGCCGGTGCGGGGGTCCGCTCCCTTGCGTTCAAAAGCAAAGCCATCcctccccgcagccccgccggtcCCCGCCGGCCCGGGAACGGAGAACTCGCcgtgccccttcctcccctacctGCGGGCCGGGCTGCGCCGAGCCCCGAGCGGGCGCTTGCGGGGACAGCTGCCCCGATACTACCGCATCTTCCGCCCGGGCAGCGGGGCGGGAGACGGAGAGCCCCCGGTACAGCGGTCCCGACTGAGCTGCTGGGGGAACGGGGAAGTGACGGGGGTTCCTCTGGTAAATCCCCTGGGGCACACGGGACACTGCTCCGCTGCTGCCGGAccccgggggcggcggggagcggctCGGCCCCCGCCGCCACGTCTCAAACTTCGGGGAAACGCGTTCCGATCCCCCCTCCCGCCCCTTTTCCGCTAGGACCGGCTTTTTATCCCGGCGAGAGAAATGCGGAGCTCTCAG gaACAACCAGAAGAGCGAAACAAACAAGAAACCGCAGAAGAAAGCATTGGAAAGGCGGCCGGGAGATAATCCAGGAATGCTTCAGATAA